In the Hordeum vulgare subsp. vulgare chromosome 7H, MorexV3_pseudomolecules_assembly, whole genome shotgun sequence genome, one interval contains:
- the LOC123407703 gene encoding BTB/POZ and MATH domain-containing protein 2-like, whose translation MASTTESSCTTQTVQGTHRFQICQFSYGNVGSEDYIRSGIFRVGGFDWVIVYCPDADGDDGEEYISVYLELMSKYAEALAFVDLRLINQVTGDACTICAENRVPNQFKSSSFKEASWGREKFISKRALKDSGYIRDNRFVIECVVTVVCELKVSENKASCEIEVPPPNALEHFGKMLKDKSRADVTFKVGGEMFPAHRAVLAARSPILKAQLSEHMKENKMRHIAVDRMEPVVFEAMLHFIYTDSLPTMDDLDRDERNAMVQHLFAAADRYGLERLKLMCERILCLNLDVDNVAVALRLADRHDCQKLKEACVDFLVPSERIDAVLATRRYESIKLVSPSPLADLWEKTTRPPKRFF comes from the coding sequence ATGGCATCAACCACCGAATCTTCATGCACAACTCAGAcggtgcaaggcacacatcggttCCAGATATGTCAATTCAGTTACGGGAATGTAGGTTCTGAAGATTACATCCGCTCGGGCATCTTCAGGGTGGGGGGATTCGACTGGGTTATTGTATACTGCCCGGACGCTGATGGCGATGATGGGGAGGAATACATATCAGTTTATCTGGAGTTGATGAGCAAGTATGCGGAGGCGCTGGCGTTCGTAGACCTGAGACTGATCAACCAAGTCACTGGAGATGCTTGTACAATATGTGCAGAGAACAGGGTGCCGAATCAGTTCAAGTCTAGCAGCTTCAAAGAGGCTTCCTGGGGGCGTGAAAAATTTATCAGTAAACGTGCTTTGAAAGATTCAGGGTATATCCGTGATAACCGCTTTGTTATTGAGTGTGTCGTTACTGTGGTATGTGAACTAAAGGTGTCTGAAAATAAAGCATCCTGTGAAATTGAAGTCCCTCCCCCGAATGCATTAGAGCATTTTGGCAAGATGCTGAAGGATAAGTCCAGAGCAGATGTGACCTTCAAAGTTGGAGGAGAAATGTTTCCTGCCCACAGGGCGGTGCTCGCTGCCAGGTCGCCAATTTTGAAAGCACAGCTCAGTGAACACATGAAGGAGAACAAGATGCGGCACATAGCTGTTGATCGCATGGAACCGGTGGTTTTTGAGGCTATGCTCCATTTCATTTACACTGATTCCTTACCTAcaatggatgatcttgacagagatGAAAGAAATGCCATGGTCCAGCATTTATTTGCAGCAGCGGATCGATATGGTCTAGAGAGGTTGAAGCTCATGTGTGAACGCATCTTGTGCCTGAACCTTGATGTTGATAATGTGGCTGTTGCACTGCGTCTAGCTGATCGACACGACTGCCAGAAGCTCAAAGAAGCTTGTGTCGACTTTCTGGTTCCTTCAGAGAGAATCGATGCTGTTCTGGCAACCCGAAGATATGAGTCCATAAAGTTGGTTTCTCCCTCTCCATTAGCAGATTTGTGGGAGAAGACTACTCGCCCCCCCAAGCGTTTCTTCTAG